The following nucleotide sequence is from Halococcus saccharolyticus DSM 5350.
CTTTGCGCCGGTAGAGCGTTTCCAAGGCGCGTTTCACTGACGCCTGCTTCACATGGTGCTCCGAGAGACGGAACTCTCCCTCACGGACCGCGGACGAGGACCGGCGTTCGACCACTATCTCGTGGGGTGTGCCGAGATATAGGAACGTCGCTCCGACCTCAAATCGTCGGTTCGGCACCTCTTTCCGATACGAATCGTACTTACGCTTCTTCTCGACGACCCACGCCGCGTTCTCCGCCAGCAACGTCTCCGGGTTACTCTGAGACTCCTGTGGGAGTATCACGACCACGCCGCGAATATCGACATCTATACGCGGCTCGCCAGCTTCGTTGCTGCGACGCACTTCATAGTTCACTGCCTCGCCGAGCAAGTCGGTTTCACGCGGTCGCGTCTCAGACATAGTTCTCGATGAGGTAGGTCCGAACCGCGTCCGCAAACTCGTCGTCCTGCATCAGATGGCCGAGGTCGTGCTCAACGACGAGCGTATCCAAGAGTACATGCTCGATATCTTGGAGTGTTTGCTGGTTCGTCTCCCAGCCGGGATAGTCACGGTCCACCTGCTCATCGAACCGCGCTGCGATGTCCTCGGCCACTGCCTCGGCTTGGTCATCGGAATCGATAGCATCTGGGGTCTCTTCGGACAAGTGAGTGTAGATAGCGAACTCCGCACCATCCATGCTGCGCTCGTTGGCCTCCTCTTCGACCGCCAGTACCTCCTCCTCAACGGATTTCAGTGCCTCGACGGCTTCGGGGTCCGCCATGTCGCCACCTTGCCAGCGCTCGACGATATCGTTGACGCGCTCACTCAGACGCTTGTACCGTGGGTTCTGACCCGTTCGTGGATGGAGGTGGTCACGCGTGGCGTGAGCGACCTGCGACGCCTTCACGCCGGGGTTGTCCAGCCCCTCGGCGTTTTCAAGAAACTCCTCGCCAAGCTTGTACGTGGGGAAGTCGCGTCGTATCTCACCCACGTCGATGTTGCCTTCGAGGATGTCGCGGGTCTTCTCACGCATGTCCTCCTCGGGTGTGTCCTCACCCGAGGTGGTTCTCTGGAACGCGACGTGGACACGGCTCAGCCACTTGTACTGGTCCTGTATTCCCTCCTCGATGAGCCGGCCGTCGGGAGCAACGGACTCGTAGAGGTTCTGGAGACGGCGGAAGCCCTGCTTGAACTCGCGACGTTCGGGATGGGTACTGACGCGCTCGACGGCTTCGTAGGTAGCCTCTTGGCTGTCATCCTTGGGGATATCGTCGAAGAGACCCATCACCATCTCCAACTGCTCAACGAGGTCGTCGAAGAGCTCGTTTTTGTCGCGAGCGGCGTAGGCTTTCGTCTCGGCATCGTAATCGAGCGCCTCGTCAATGTTCTCGAAGACGCCCTGGAAGTCCACGATTTCGCCGTTCTCTTTGCCCGCGGCAGGCCGGTTCGTCCGGGCGATGGCCTGCATCAAGTTGTGGTTCTTCAGGTCCCGGTCGAGGTACATCGTCTTCAGTACCGGCGCGTCGAACCCCGTCAGGAGCATACCATGGACGACCAGTAGCTCCGGCGTGTCCCCCTGTTTGAACTGCTTGACTATCTGGTCGCGTTCCTCCGAGTCGGTGTGGAACTGCTTGATGAGGTCCGAGTCGTCGTTGGTCGCGGTGTAGAGCACTTCGACCTCGTCCTCGCCACGTTGCTCAACGAGGCGTTCGCCGTACATCGCGGCAGACCGCCGACTGGGCGTGACGACCATTCCCTTCCAGCCGTTCGGCGCAACGTGCTCATCGTAGTGCTGGTCGATTTCCTCGACAGTCCGGTCAACCCGCGGTCCGAATTCGGCGAGCGTGGTCGCGGTGACGGTCTCGCGGATGAACTCGCGTTTCTCCTCGGTACTCATGCCGCGGAACTGGTGTTCGAACTCCTCGTCGAGACCCGCCTCATCGATGTCCCACTCCATCTCGTGACGGAGCGTGAAGTACACCGGAAGGATTAGTTCGTCCTCGATGCCCTGCCTGACCGAGTAGCGATGGAGGTAGTCCTCGTCTTCGGGAGAGAACTCGCGGAAGGTGTTCTTGTCCTTCTCCCGCTCGCCCTCGCGGACGGGCGTGCCGGTGAATCCAAAGTGAGAGCACTGCGGGAGCGCCGCATCAAGGCGGCTCCCGAGGTCGGCTTCCATGAAGCGATGAGCCTCGTCGCTCATCACGACGACCTCGTCGTTGCCTTGGGTGTCCGGCTCGACGTCCTCGAACTTCTGGATAGTCGTGAGAACGAGCTGGCTCTGGCCTTCTTCGATGAGTTGCTGGAGATGGCTGATGCTCTCGGCCTCGGTCCACCGCTCCAGCGTAAGGTTCGCCAGTTGGTCGCGCATCTGGCTGTTGAGCTTGTCCGTGTCGACGATG
It contains:
- a CDS encoding M48 family metallopeptidase; this translates as MSETRPRETDLLGEAVNYEVRRSNEAGEPRIDVDIRGVVVILPQESQSNPETLLAENAAWVVEKKRKYDSYRKEVPNRRFEVGATFLYLGTPHEIVVERRSSSAVREGEFRLSEHHVKQASVKRALETLYRRKARETFEKRASHYAEEMGVEYEQIEIRNQRTKWGSCSTAGTLGLNWRLMMAPSDIVDYIVIHELAHLREPNHTDAFWSLVVEYDPQYREHAQWLEEHSTRLIFSSGDL
- a CDS encoding type I restriction endonuclease subunit R, encoding MVSVPNEGGVERSLLSWLDGVGWETHGQDGSWGADVLDSKYDRRSNEVVYWDLLAEQVVNLNDDVTADNVDKFISSLKRDLDHENLLDGNQAFHELLTKGKTFSVQQADGSSETIYVDLIDHKVPENNRFHAVNQFSVSRGTTIRPDVNLFVNGIPLVTMELKSLAQDNDWHDAVSDLLTYEEDVPRLFVPGLFNIAADTMELRYGAVGAPKEFYEPWNDAPRVYEDPNEMKQAMLALCNPETLLDLLKNFVFYERQAGGDAKIVPRYMQYYAVNAILDRVREGEHDRGLIWHTQGSGKSFTMLYAAENLLSRAATTNPQVFIIVDTDKLNSQMRDQLANLTLERWTEAESISHLQQLIEEGQSQLVLTTIQKFEDVEPDTQGNDEVVVMSDEAHRFMEADLGSRLDAALPQCSHFGFTGTPVREGEREKDKNTFREFSPEDEDYLHRYSVRQGIEDELILPVYFTLRHEMEWDIDEAGLDEEFEHQFRGMSTEEKREFIRETVTATTLAEFGPRVDRTVEEIDQHYDEHVAPNGWKGMVVTPSRRSAAMYGERLVEQRGEDEVEVLYTATNDDSDLIKQFHTDSEERDQIVKQFKQGDTPELLVVHGMLLTGFDAPVLKTMYLDRDLKNHNLMQAIARTNRPAAGKENGEIVDFQGVFENIDEALDYDAETKAYAARDKNELFDDLVEQLEMVMGLFDDIPKDDSQEATYEAVERVSTHPERREFKQGFRRLQNLYESVAPDGRLIEEGIQDQYKWLSRVHVAFQRTTSGEDTPEEDMREKTRDILEGNIDVGEIRRDFPTYKLGEEFLENAEGLDNPGVKASQVAHATRDHLHPRTGQNPRYKRLSERVNDIVERWQGGDMADPEAVEALKSVEEEVLAVEEEANERSMDGAEFAIYTHLSEETPDAIDSDDQAEAVAEDIAARFDEQVDRDYPGWETNQQTLQDIEHVLLDTLVVEHDLGHLMQDDEFADAVRTYLIENYV